Genomic segment of Candidatus Chlorohelix allophototropha:
CACTTGGCTACTGGCATTACAGAATATTGCCGCAATTTGGTACTTAGCAGTAAAGCCGGTGTACCAAAAAAACGAATCGGGCGAGCTTTGCTAACTAGCGTGAGTGGCAATACCCATACCCTCGGTTTAAACTTGCTGGGCGATGCCTTGCGTTGGGCTGGGTGGGAAGTTTATCCACTAAATTCTGAATTGCCTGAGTTAGAAATCGTGGATGCTGCCAAGCGCCATCAAATAGATATGGTTTGTCTATCAGTCTCACTACCGGGACAAATTTTCCGAGCAATCAAAGCCATTCGGGCGTTGCGCCAGAGCGGTTGGATTGGCATTATAGAGGTAGGTGGGGCAGCTATTTACAATAACCCGAATGCATTACAAAGTATTGGGGCTGACATTCTTGGAAGTGATGTGGAAAGTACGGTAGAGCAAACCACTCGGCTCATGGAACATCGGTTAGCTAACAAGCAGAATTAAGTTGTATGGTGAAATATGTTAGATCGGAAAATAGAATCCGCGGTTGAGGAACTTAAAGCTGAAGTTGGGGAATTATTACAAAATTATCGTTGTGATCGTGAATCCTCAAATAAAATGCTACACCAACAAATCCAAGAGGATCACTTAAATCTGCACAAAAATGTAAGCCATTATTTGAAGGATTTAGCTGATACTAGGATTGAAAATAACCGCAACCAAGCGGGGAGTTTGAAAGCAGAAACAGTTCAGCGCAAACATGATATTGCCAGCTATCTTGCCAGTTTAAGGCAGAAACGGCTGAGTATGCGATGTGTGAGTACAAATGGTCATAATGTGCATGAAGACCTTTGTAAGGAAGATGCTGCTGTAACTCCTCCTTTGCCTCTAGCCGAAGAACCGACCAAAGAAGAGCCTATTCAGTTATCTGAGTTGGTTTATTATCTCTTATCAAATAATTCTGACCGACTTAGTTTGAACGATTTAACCGAATATTTTGGTGTCGCTCGGGTAGAAAAATATTGGGATAATTTGCTAATTCTCGCCGAAGAGTTTCGACCCGGTAGTAAAAAAGAGCTGGTACGACAGCGCCGCAGAAGCATTAACACAAAAGCAAAATAAGGAGTTATTACTATGCTACAATCTCAAATTAATCTGAACCTGCGCTTAAATTATCCTGCTCTCGCTACTGCCATAGAACAAAATGCCGAGGTTGTTGAAGTTGAGTTAGCAGAACGCCTGCTGGAATCAGGTGTATTTGCGCAGTATGCCTCTGCTACCCTTGCCAATACCGTTGCCAACCAGATGGTTTCCTTAGTTACTGTCAGCTTATTGATTGGCGACCTCACGCCTTTCTATAACATCGTTATCTGGGAAAGCAATGCAGTCATGAACAATCAGGGCTTTTTCAAACGGGATAGCGATATGTCCCTGATTAACATATTTCAAGGTATTCTATTAGATCGGCTTGACCCTTCTTTAGCTGGCGATATTCAGGCATTGGCTAACCAAATGCGTGCAATCTTCGAATATAGTTGGCGTGAAATAGTTACGGGAATGCAAAACAAGCCTAAAAGCTAAACAGATGGTGACATCCCATTTTTGGGGTAACGCTGTAAGCCTCAAAACAAGTGTGCCAACAAGGTCACTCTCTTAGCTTGGCTTTGTGCAATTTTACAAAACCGTCACCGACCGAACCCAACCCAGTAGTTCACATAATGTCGTAGTTTACGAGCTAAAATTGATGCCTTGGATGCTGAGACGATAAAGCGGGTAGTTCCAGCGATGAGGCTCGACCGACTTATATAGCTATAGCTACCTAGCGCGAATGGGTTCGGCTATATTCCAACCTAGCCGATGAAATTGGTCGCTACCGCAATGAAATTCACGCCTTACTTTTTGTGATATTCCCAGAATATAGGCAGGTCTTTGGTAACCCTTGCCGTCCCCCTGCTTTTGATATGGGCACTTAATTATTTTTGGCTCCCTTATCAGCCTGCTGAGGCGGTAAGGTTAATTAATTCCTGAAATTTCATTTCTTTTATCTGACTTTGCAAATACCTTGCGAAAATACTTGACAAAATAGCTAAACTAAGTTAGGATTAATTTACCAAAGGGTAGGTTATACTTTGTCTATTTTGATAGTCTCATGTGGAGTTATTTAGTAATTGCAAGAAGAACAAACAGCTAATAATCACAATAGCCTGAATAACCTAAACCCTCAAGAGGCTGAAGTGCTGGTACAAATATTGCACTCTCTTAGGCAAATTAAATATGGCTATATCCAGATTACAATTCAAGATGCCAGGGTAGTACAAATTGATCGCACCGAAAAACAGCGTATCAATTGTAAGTAATAAATTTAGGGATTTTGCTCTAGAGATTTTGGAAAGTTGCGCCGCTTTGAACTTGAGCTAAAGCTAAGAAAGAACGAGCAAGCTAAGGTTTTTAGCAAATCTAAAGCTTATGTGCCTGATTAAAGCGGCGACTTATCGCGACAGGAAAGGCGCAATAGCACCTTCCAGTAATGGTTGCACTTGTCTAACCAGAGAAACCCAGAAACCAGACCTCAAGTTACTTTGATTGGCTTATTCCATCTATGATTCACAGTCACAACACTTTTAGCGCTAAAGTTTGATTGAGCCAAGTTCTCTGGGTTATTATAAAATGCGCATTATGTCACATGCCTTAAATAGGCTCTAATTCATTTCTATGACTAAATTTCTTTCTTTACCCTTTTATTTAGCCAATCGATAGCCATTCCCAAACCATC
This window contains:
- a CDS encoding YezD family protein, translated to MQEEQTANNHNSLNNLNPQEAEVLVQILHSLRQIKYGYIQITIQDARVVQIDRTEKQRINCK